The stretch of DNA GCATCGTCCCCCCGAGCTGCTGGTGGAACGGCTGGTCACCCTGGCCTTGATCTGCATCCTGTTCGACGGTGGCCTGCATCTGGGCTGGCCAAAGTTCCGGGCCGCCGCCGCGCCGATAGCGATAGTGGGGGTGCTGGGCACTTTTCTCACCACCGCAGTCGCCGCAGCGTTCATCCACTACGCCTTCGGGCTCAGCTGGTTCCTAGCCTTGCTGGTCGCCACCGCGATCTCGCCGACCGACCCGGCGGTGGTGTTCTCGGTTTTGGGCCGGCGTGAGGTCGCTGGGCGCAGCGGCACCATCTTGGAGGGCGAGTCCGGGGCCAACGACCCGGTTGGCATCGCCCTGATGGCCAGCCTGATCGCGGCCGGCGGGATCAGCACCGGCGCGTTCGGGCAGATCGCTGGCGAGTTCGCCCTGCAGATGGGCATCGGCGCGGCAGTGGGGGTCCTCGGCGGCCGGGCGCTGCTGTGGTTTATGCGGGCGGTGCCGCTGCCGAGCGAGGGCCTGTACCCGTTGCGGACCGCCGCTTGTGCGCTGATCCTGTTCGGCGCTGCCACCCTGGCCCACGGCTCCGGTTTTTTGGCGGTCTTTGTGGCCGGTATTCTTCTTGGCGACGAGCGGGCGCCGTATAAGCGCGAGATCGAGCGGTTTCACTCGGCACTGGCCAGCCTCGGCGAGATCGTCGCCTTCGTGGTGCTGGGCTTGACCGTCGACCTGGCCGAGCTGACCCACGCCGACGTGCTGATCCCGGGATTGGTCACCGGTGCGGTGTTGGCCGCGGTGATCCGACCGGTCTTCGTAGGGCTCTGCCTGATCTCCGCGCGGCTGAGAAGTAATGAGCGCAACTTCGTGCTGTTCGCCGGACTCAAGGGCGCCGTGCCGATCCTGCTCGGCAGTTTCATCCTGGCCGAGCAGGTGCCTGACGCTGAACGGCTCTACGGCATCGTCGTGGTGGTGGTGCTGTTCTCGGTGCTGCTGCAGGGCAGCCTGGTGCCGACCGTCGCGCGGCTGCTGCGGCTGCCGATGCGCGTCGTCGAGCCGGAACCGTGGGCCATCGGGGTGCGGCTGAGAAACGAGCCTGAGGGCGTGCACCGCTTCACCGTGACGGCCGGCGCACCCGCGCACGGACACCGGATCGACGAGCTGCACGACCTGCCCGAGGACGCCTGGATCAGCTTCGTGGTGCGCGATGACCGGTTGTTGCCGGTCCGTGGTGACAGCTTGCTGCAAGCCGGGGACGAGGTGCTGGTGCTGGCCGACCCGAGCCTGCGTGACCGGCTGGTCGCCACGTTCAACGGTTGACCCGCCCTGCCTGATCTCGACTCAAGGTGGGCTAAGGCGGCCTTAGCCGATGATGGGCTGCTCCTTGGGGAGCTCATACAGCCTGGTGGTGTGCCGCAGTGCCAGGGCAGAGGCAAGGGTGACGGGTCCGACCCTGCCCAAGAACATCAGCAGCACCAGGATGAGTTGGCCGGCGACCGGCAGGTCGGGGGTGATGCCGGTGCTCAGGCCGACGGTGGCGAAGGCGGAGATGACCTCGAACAGGATTCGGTCGAGGCTGAACTCGGTCATGATCAGCAGCGCCACAGTCGAGGTCACCACGACCGCGACCGCGAGCAGGGCCACGGTGGCCGCTTGGCGGTGAGTGGAGCGGGGCAGTCGCTTGCCCAGGGCGTTGACCGCGCCGTCGCCGCGGAGCTCGCTGTAGATGATGAAGTACAGCACCGCGAAGGTGGTGACCTTCAGCCCGCCGGCGGTGCCGGCCGGGCCGCCGCCGATGAACATCAGCACGTCCATGCCCAGCCAGGTCGCCGAGTCGAGTGCGCCGATGTCGACGCTGTTGAAGCCGGCGGTACGGGTGATCACGGCCTGGAAGAAGCCGGCTAGCAGCCGGCCGCCGGGGCTCAGTTTGCCCAGGGTGTCATCGTTGTTCCACTCCATCGCGGTGATGAAGGCGGTGCTGCTGACCAGCAGGGCGGCAGTGGTGGCCAGCACCAGCCGGGTGTTGAGCGTCCACAGGCGCGGGCGGGTGATCTCTCTGCGCAGCTGCAGCAGCACCGGAAAGCCGAGGCCGCCGGCGATCACCGCGAAGGCGATCGGCAGGCAGATCCACGGATCGGCGGCAAAGTCCACCAGGTTGTCCTCGAAGAGTGAGAAGCCGGCGTTGTTGAACGCCGAAACTGCGTGAAACACCCCGTGCCACAGCGCCTGGCCGGCAGGTTCCTGATAGCCGAAGTAGAACCGCGTAGTCAGGGCGGCGGCGGCCAGCGCCTCGAGCAGCAAGCTGGCCAGCACGACGCCGACGATCACCCTGCGGACGTCGCCGATGCCGATGCTGCGGGTCTCGGCAGCCGCCGTGATGCGGCTGCGCAGGCCCAGCCGCCGTGACACCAGCAGCCCCAGCAGCGAGGCCAGCGTCATGACCCCGAAGCCGCCGACCTGGATCAGGGCAAGGATCACCACCTGGCCGAACACGCTCCAGTAGGTCGCAGTGTTGACGACCAGGTGCCCGGTCACGCACACCGCCGAGGTGGCGGTGAACAAGGCCTCCATCAAGCTGGCGTGCCCGGGCCCGGGCGTCGCCGCCGGCAGCAAAAGCAGCGCGGTGCCGACCGCGGTGGCTGCGGCAAAGGCTAGGACGATGACCTGCGCCGGATTGCGCAGCCCGTGGCTGCGCCGTCCGGTGCTGGGCGGCCCGGCCGGGCTCCGAAGGCGCATCCGCCGATGCTATCGATGCCTAGCCCAACGCAACGGCCGGACGGGCATGCCCGTCCGGCCGTAGCGCCGCTCACCGAGTGAGGGCTCAGTGGTTGATCTGGAACCAGGGCTGGGCCCAGCCGGAGTAGGTCTGACCCCACCTGCTCTTGATCTCGGAGATGGTGGTGCGGGTGAAGGTGCCACTGCCGTGGATGTCGGTGGACAGGAAGTAGCCGCCGCCGATCGAGATCATCACGTGCCCGTAACCCTGCGATCCCCCGGAGAAGAACGCCAGGCCGCCGGCCGGGACGTTGCTGTCACCGGCGTGCTTGTAGGCGCCGGGGATCGCCAGCCAGTGCGAGCGCGCGCTGGTCGAGCCGCTGTGCGACCAGCCGTAGGCCAGGCCCACCACGTGGTCACAGCGCCCGGCGTAGTCAGCGACGTAGCTGGTGGTCACGTGGTTCTTGGCCCAGGTGACCGCTTCGCCGCAGGTCCTCGGATTGCCCAAACCGGCGCCGGAGCAGCTCTGGGTGGGGGTGCCGCCGCACAGCGGCGCGACCAAGGTGTCCGAGCCGGTGTGGACGTAGGCGTCGCTGACGTAGCCGCCCTTGGCCGGAACGTGGTCCCAGATGTTGGTGGTGCCGTAAGTGCCGCTGACCGTGTCGCCATAGGTCTGGCAGTCGATGGTGATGCTCGCGCCGTCGGCCACCGAGCCGACGGCGGTGCTGCCCACGTGCGGGCCGGAACGGACGGTGAGCGGCGCGCCGGCGGTGTTGACGGTGCCGGTGGCCGAGGCCCAGGCGGTCGACGTGACGCTGAAGCCGGTGAGCATCAGCGCCGCGGCGGCCAGTACCACCGCGAGCCGACGGAGCACGCCTGCGGGCGTGCGAGATCCAGTCATGGAGCTCCTTCGAGAGGGGGGTGAGTGAAACGGGGGAGTGCGCTGTGCAGCGCGACGCCGCCGAGCGGGCCGGCGCGGGCTGCCATAGAAATACAGCAAACCTCGCACAAGGCGCAACAGGGGCAACAAACCCTCAACCGGTCGCGGTGGCCGCGTCGCCGTGCCCGACAGCCCTGGCCGGACGCGGCCGTCAGCTACCGTCGCGGCGTGAGCGCAACGATCCTGGTCACCGACGCCAGCGCCGCCTATGGCTCGCGCTGGCTGTTTCGCGGCCTGGACATGGTCATCGCGCCGGGCGCGGTGATCGGGCTGGTAGGGCCCAACGGCGCAGGCAAGACCACCTTGTTGCGGATGCTGGCCGGGCTGGCGCAACCGGAGACCGGCTCGATCACCCGGGTGCCGGCCGAGGCGAGCGTCGGGTACCTGGCGCAGGAGCCCGACCGGCGCGCCGGTGAGACGCTGGCGGCGTTCCTCGGCCGTCGAACCGGGGTGAGCCGGGCCACCGAGGCGATGCAGCGGACGGCTGCCGCGCTGGCGGACGGCCCACAGGCCGAGGCCGACTACTCGGCCGCCTTCGACCGCTGGCTGGCGCTGGGCGGCGCGGACCTGGAAGACCGGGTGCCCGCCGTGCTGGCCCAGCTCGGCCTCGACACCGGCCCCCAAGCGGAGATGACCTCGCTGTCCGGCGGCCAGGCCGCCCGGGCGGCGCTGGCCTCGTTGTTGCTGGCGCGCTTTGACGTCTTCGCTCTGGACGAGCCGACCAACGACCTGGATCTGGCAGGCCTGGAACTGCTGGAGCGGTTCGTGAGCTCCCAACGTGCCGGGCAGGTGATCGTCAGCCACGACCGGGAGTTCTTGGCCCGCACCGCCACCGAGATCGTCGAGCTCGACCTGGCGCAGCAGCAGATCACCCACTACGCCGGCGGCTACCAGTCCTACCTCGAGGAGCGGGCGATCGCCCGGCGCAGGGCTCGCGAAGCCTTCGAGGAGAACGCCGAACGGCGCCAGGATCTCCATGACCGGGCCCGGATGCAGCGCAACTGGCTGGAGAGCGGCACCCGCAACGCCCGGCGCAAGGCCGGCAAGGACCCGGACAAGATCAGCCGCAAGTTCCAGCAGGAGAGCACCGAGAAGCAGGCTGCCAAGGCCCGCCAGACCGAGCGCCTGCTGCAGCGGCTGGAGGTGGTGGAGGAGCCGCGCAAGGAGTGGGAGCTGCGGCTGGAGATCGCCGCCGCGCCCCGCTCGGGCTCGGTGGTGGCAGTTCTGGACCAGGCGGTCGTCTCGCGCGGGACGTTCCGGTTGGGGCCGGTGAGCCTGCAGGTCGACTGGGCTGACCGCATCGCGATCACCGGCGCCAACGGCAGCGGCAAGACCACCTTGCTAGCGGCGCTGCTGGGGCGGCTTGCACTGTCTGAAGGCCGCCAGCACCTCGGCGCCAACGTCGTGGTGGGTGAGATCGACCAGGCTCGGGCACTGCTCGGCCGGGACGAGACCCTGCCGCTGGCCTTCGGCCGGCTGCTGCCGGACTGGCCCGACGCCGACATCCGGACGTTGCTGGCCAAGTTCGGCCTGCGAGCCGCGCACGCCGACCGGCCGGCCGGCACGCTGTCGCCGGGGGAGCGGACCCGGGCGGCGCTGGCGCTGCTGCAAGGGCGCGGGGTGAACCTGCTGGTGCTGGACGAGCCCACCAACCATCTGGACCTGCCGGCGATCGAGCAGTTGGAGCAGGCGCTGGAGAGCTATCCCGGCACCCTGCTGCTGGTCAGTCACGATCGCCGGCTGACCGAAGCCGTTCAGGTGAGCCGGCGGATAACGCTGGCTCACGGGGCGTTGACCCTCAGCTGATCGGCGAGCCACGGCCAGCGGTGGTGGCCCGCCCACAAATAAAGGCTCCGTTAGGTAGCCTGGGCGGGTGCCTTTCGACCACCACCTGAGCCGGCGTTCGATGCTGGGTGCGCTCGGCGGTCTCGGCCTGCTGGCCGCCTGCTCGCCGACGGCCGATCCCACCAGCCCGGTGCCCGGCGCGGCCGGCGCGAGCGCGACCCGGACGACCGCCAGCTCCGGCCCGGTGACGGCGCGATCGTGGATCGCCACCCGCGGCAAGCCGTTCTACATCGCCCACCGCGGCGCCGGCGACGTCTATCCCGAGCACAGCCTGCCCAGCTACCGCGCGGCGGTGGAACTGGGCGCCCCGTGCCTGGAGGTCAGCGTCAACATGACCTCCGACGGCGTGCTCATCTGCCTGCACGACCTGAGCTATGACCGCACCACCACCGGCAAGGGGTTGGTGGCCGGCCAGCCGTCCTCGGTGCTGTCCACGATCAGAGTCCGGCAACCGCAACTGGGCCCGGCCTGGACGCGCGAACCGCTGCCCGTGGTCCCCCGGCTGGAGACGGTGCTGGCCGAGTTCGGCGGCAAGGTGGTGATCTGCCTGGAAGCCAAGGACGACAGGGCCTACCCGGCGATGATGGCGATGGTGACCCGGCTCGGATTGCTCGACACCGTGATCGTCAAGGCCTATCACACCAGCGTGCGGATACCGCAGGCCAAGAAGACCGGCCTGCCGGTGTTCTCCTATCTCAGCCCGGCCGACATGAACGAGCCCACCATCGCCGCGGCGGCCCGCAAGCTGGACCGCAACGACCTGCTGGTGCTGCCCTACGACACCGGCGACTACGTGACCTACTACCCGGACGCGCTGATCGCCGCCGCCAAGGCGCACGGCGTGCCGTTGGTGGTCTACCCCATCCATCGACGCGCTGACGCCGCGCACTACTTCAAGCTCGGTGTGAGCGGGGCGGTCACCTCCGACTACGGCTACACCGCCACCGACACCGCCGCCACCACCTCCGACAACTGGGCCAGCAAGCGGATCTCGTCGGGGGAGAAGCCGAAGATGCCCGACAGCAGGTCGCTGGCCGGCGCCTGGACCGCGCTGAACGAGCTGACCCTGGGATCTGAGGACAAGCGGCAGTTCATCACCCTGGGCCAGCTCAGCCCCATCGCCGCGGCGGCCTCGCACTATCGGCTGACGTTCTCCGCCGCCTGGGACCGGTTGCCCGCCGACCCGTCGGCCGTGCTGTCGCTGGCCTTCTGCCATCTCGATGACCGCTATTACGAGGATGGCCTGAGCCTGAGCGAGGGCTACCACGCCACCATGTCGCCGGACGGCACGCTGCGGATCTACCGGCACGGCCCGTCCGCGCCGCAGGAACTGCTCGGCCAGGCCAAGACGCCGCCGGTGCAGGCCGGTCAGTGGGCCACCCTGCGGTTGGACGTCTCGCCCCAGGCGTTGATCTGGCGGCGCGGGGACCTGTTCGACACCGCGCAGGTCGTGGTGCACGACTCGGCTGTGCGCGGCGGCTATGTGGCGATCGGCCGGTCCAGCGCCGACCCCCGAGCGGCGCTGGCGCTGCGCGAGTTCTCGGTCGGCTAGGGCCGCCCCCTCGTTATTGCAACAGACTTGCAAGAAGGTCTGGGCCAGCGATAGCGTCGACTCCAGCCGCCGCCGCGGCGAGAACGCTAGTGAAAGCGCGGTAATGACCAGAGCCACCTCGGTTCCGCAGCCACCAGCCAGCACCGTCCCCGCTTTCCAGCGGATCAGGTTCACCCGCGCCGAGGTGGTGCGGCTGCTGGGGCTGTTCGGCTTCATCGCCGCGTTGCACGTCGCCGGCTTCGGGTTGTTCTTCTACTACAACTCCCAGCCGCAGTTCCACTCACTCAGTGACGGCAAGGGCAATCTGGTGTTCGCCGGCGCCGCCGCGCTGGCCTACGGCTTCGGCCTGCGGCATGCCTTCGACGCCGACCACATCAGCGCGATCGACGACACCACCCGGTACC from Jatrophihabitans sp. encodes:
- a CDS encoding cation:proton antiporter, coding for MSDTFTFAQLVLLVGAVGLLALLSNRLTERIRIPAPLLVLVAAAVAVQVIPELHRPPELLVERLVTLALICILFDGGLHLGWPKFRAAAAPIAIVGVLGTFLTTAVAAAFIHYAFGLSWFLALLVATAISPTDPAVVFSVLGRREVAGRSGTILEGESGANDPVGIALMASLIAAGGISTGAFGQIAGEFALQMGIGAAVGVLGGRALLWFMRAVPLPSEGLYPLRTAACALILFGAATLAHGSGFLAVFVAGILLGDERAPYKREIERFHSALASLGEIVAFVVLGLTVDLAELTHADVLIPGLVTGAVLAAVIRPVFVGLCLISARLRSNERNFVLFAGLKGAVPILLGSFILAEQVPDAERLYGIVVVVVLFSVLLQGSLVPTVARLLRLPMRVVEPEPWAIGVRLRNEPEGVHRFTVTAGAPAHGHRIDELHDLPEDAWISFVVRDDRLLPVRGDSLLQAGDEVLVLADPSLRDRLVATFNG
- a CDS encoding potassium transporter TrkG; translation: MRLRSPAGPPSTGRRSHGLRNPAQVIVLAFAAATAVGTALLLLPAATPGPGHASLMEALFTATSAVCVTGHLVVNTATYWSVFGQVVILALIQVGGFGVMTLASLLGLLVSRRLGLRSRITAAAETRSIGIGDVRRVIVGVVLASLLLEALAAAALTTRFYFGYQEPAGQALWHGVFHAVSAFNNAGFSLFEDNLVDFAADPWICLPIAFAVIAGGLGFPVLLQLRREITRPRLWTLNTRLVLATTAALLVSSTAFITAMEWNNDDTLGKLSPGGRLLAGFFQAVITRTAGFNSVDIGALDSATWLGMDVLMFIGGGPAGTAGGLKVTTFAVLYFIIYSELRGDGAVNALGKRLPRSTHRQAATVALLAVAVVVTSTVALLIMTEFSLDRILFEVISAFATVGLSTGITPDLPVAGQLILVLLMFLGRVGPVTLASALALRHTTRLYELPKEQPIIG
- a CDS encoding ABC-F family ATP-binding cassette domain-containing protein, which gives rise to MSATILVTDASAAYGSRWLFRGLDMVIAPGAVIGLVGPNGAGKTTLLRMLAGLAQPETGSITRVPAEASVGYLAQEPDRRAGETLAAFLGRRTGVSRATEAMQRTAAALADGPQAEADYSAAFDRWLALGGADLEDRVPAVLAQLGLDTGPQAEMTSLSGGQAARAALASLLLARFDVFALDEPTNDLDLAGLELLERFVSSQRAGQVIVSHDREFLARTATEIVELDLAQQQITHYAGGYQSYLEERAIARRRAREAFEENAERRQDLHDRARMQRNWLESGTRNARRKAGKDPDKISRKFQQESTEKQAAKARQTERLLQRLEVVEEPRKEWELRLEIAAAPRSGSVVAVLDQAVVSRGTFRLGPVSLQVDWADRIAITGANGSGKTTLLAALLGRLALSEGRQHLGANVVVGEIDQARALLGRDETLPLAFGRLLPDWPDADIRTLLAKFGLRAAHADRPAGTLSPGERTRAALALLQGRGVNLLVLDEPTNHLDLPAIEQLEQALESYPGTLLLVSHDRRLTEAVQVSRRITLAHGALTLS
- a CDS encoding glycerophosphodiester phosphodiesterase, producing MPFDHHLSRRSMLGALGGLGLLAACSPTADPTSPVPGAAGASATRTTASSGPVTARSWIATRGKPFYIAHRGAGDVYPEHSLPSYRAAVELGAPCLEVSVNMTSDGVLICLHDLSYDRTTTGKGLVAGQPSSVLSTIRVRQPQLGPAWTREPLPVVPRLETVLAEFGGKVVICLEAKDDRAYPAMMAMVTRLGLLDTVIVKAYHTSVRIPQAKKTGLPVFSYLSPADMNEPTIAAAARKLDRNDLLVLPYDTGDYVTYYPDALIAAAKAHGVPLVVYPIHRRADAAHYFKLGVSGAVTSDYGYTATDTAATTSDNWASKRISSGEKPKMPDSRSLAGAWTALNELTLGSEDKRQFITLGQLSPIAAAASHYRLTFSAAWDRLPADPSAVLSLAFCHLDDRYYEDGLSLSEGYHATMSPDGTLRIYRHGPSAPQELLGQAKTPPVQAGQWATLRLDVSPQALIWRRGDLFDTAQVVVHDSAVRGGYVAIGRSSADPRAALALREFSVG